In Pieris brassicae chromosome 12, ilPieBrab1.1, whole genome shotgun sequence, the genomic window AGGCCAAAACCAAGTTGTGGTgcctaatataataatgtaattgctGAGTAGTTGGGATTCTTATCATGACCTACAAGAGACCGTTTATTACTGACAATCACAAACGCACAATTGTACTATTTAGCTGTCAGAACCATGGTCATGTTGGGAGTTGAATTTTTAACATCCAATCCACACGAGGAGTATAGAAAACTGCTTACATAAATGATTGATTTCTTTCCGCAAAGATGTTATTTTTCCGACGGGTGTGTTCAACCTGCGTATTTTgaagtttaataaagtttttctaataatattttatagtgttTAAAAACCACgtaaaatgtcaaatttagTAATTCGTCTCACAGTTTCATGGCAAGCGGAACAGATAAGTGAAGCAAGAAAGTACTAAACTGGTGCCCAAGGtacaataaactaaaaagaagACACAGACAGAttaaaagacaattttttatttatttattaacacttcgttagaTTACAGTTACAGTGAACATAAtcaaatgaaaaggagggcaactggcggccttatcgctttcgagcgatctcttctaggcaaccactgtgagtaaagagaaaaaaatgtattatattacataaggTAGGCCAGAAAtgccaaaatatatatttcatataattataaaggagaaactaaacaggaacaaaaaataaactaaactgatagtggatacatgaaaaacaaaaagtaaaaagtgcacatCAATCACGATAATCTAATTCAAGATCaatctcacgtcagttagtagttagtaagaaagttagggatacgatgtggacaggtaatgtttgtacagaagaaatttaaaggatgATAGAGAAGTAgttaagcgaatagggacgggaagcgAATTCCATAGCCTTGCTGCAGAGAcattaaaggaatcgccaaggaaacaggagttatgagatgggatttcaagggtatagttttAGGAAGAGCGTAACCTATAGTTATGGCCTCCCAAAAAGGGAGAAGAAGgggaaggagttttagggttgaacaggataGAATATAGGAGATGGAGAACATGAGTATCACGTCGCTGACGAATGGGTaaccagcctagccgcttacggaacgcTATATGGTCGTACTGTCTcagaccgaatataaatcgTATACATAAACTTTGGAGTCGAATTGCTAAATAGACTGGATTTAGCAATTCCTAGTTTAGAGATTAGAGAGGAGCAAGAATCGGCGTCGTCCAGTAAAGGCAGGAGGAGAGATTGTGCTTGTGAGGTTTTAGTGCcaaagggaagaaaattactgGTGGATAAAACAGATTAAGGAAATAGCTGGTGGTATGTGGCAGAGACTAGCAAAGTGTACACAGGAATGCCGGGATTTGTAGGAGGCTCTTGCCAAGAAAAGGTACacatatttctaaaaagaatgaaatataaatgtgattaagtgtaaaattatctgaaataaaaggctattactattaataagcCTCGCAGTTTTATCTCGGGGCCTTTATCACATTATGAAAGACCTTTAAATTTCAGCCTAAGCACTGTAAATCAGGCCCTCATTGTAAAACTTAGACTACATATAGTAGCTTatgttaccatggtaaccCTTTCAAAACATATTGTATAGTCTTCATTTTGTTTCACGGTTCCAAATTGATGTTTgcactaacctaacctaataaataattcatttaataatgttatcttGACCGTGGCATTGCGTTCAAGGTAATTTTAATCTGAATAAATTTACAAGAAATTACTGATAGCTCACGCAAAACATTtactatcaaataaaaatacgatttttaattttaatgtttccgAAATGCAAATATGAACAGTGATGACCTTGTGTCTTCAGCGAAGGCTTTAGCGCGCGATTCTCATCGGTGAGGTCGTAAATTCGATCCCCGGCGGCGCAGCAATggtctttctttctatgtgcgcaattaacattcgctcgaacggtgacggTGAACATTgcgaggaaaccagcttgccttagacccaaaaattcgacggcgtgtgtcaggcactggaggctgatcacctatttgcctgtTAAGATCAAAGATCATGAAACGGATACCGAAATATGAGCCCCAGTCCTAAAAAGCAGATTTTTAGAATGATAAATATTCGTAATagtaattattcataaacttAAGGGCGGATACAAGACGAAGGCTATTTAAGGTGTCATAACACAGGCATTAGGTCTTAGCCTCGGAAACTAGAATTTTCACCTATATCACAAATGCATCAGTAATTACAAAGCACTACTCAACTTTTAAGGCAAATAAATCGTAGTTAATCAAAACTAACACTTCCTGCCTGTATCCTAAGTGAATATATAACTAGCTATATAGATGTAGGAAACAAGTATTTCCTAAAATTCGAACCCAGAACCGGAAGAAGCACACAGATAaaacattatgttttaattgcaaaACTACTGAAAGGCTTCATTATAGTTCATCATCAGGCTACATCTTTTACACTTATGTATTTGGTTTACGCAAGTATTACAgtgtactttaaataatagttaattttcTAGCCCTAAACAAGGATGTACACATGCGAAACGCGAACAACAATTTCCTTATAAAGTTATTAGGTCCGTTCAATGCCAATTGCGTACTCTTTTTATAATTCTCAGAACATTCGAGGTAACGTATGGTTTGAATTTAGTACGTCAGAATTAGGTTACATAATgtctaaaacatatatatcacCTATGACATGTCTAAtgtatattcattatatttattctcgTATTTGTTATGTGataaactagcggacccgacagacagACGTTGACTAGACAGAACGGACGAACGAATTCGGACGGCTCAGactgggaatcgaacccagaTCGTTTGGTTAAAACCAGCTGTTTAGTTGCAGAATAGAATAATAACCTAGATACCAACTGCAGCGTAATTTGCCGGGCTGATTGTGAATGTAAACAAACCATCAAGGGCGCCATccaaatgcatataaaaatctacgtaaatcggtccagccgtttaaaaGGAATTCAGTCATGTAAACACGTAtagtagaataatttaaattaagataatgtTTTCAAGGCCAATACGGCACGGCAATCTTTATTAAGACTGGCGAACTAAAAAGTGAAAAACTAGAGCACTATCTATTCCACGACTTTATTATCTCGATTGTATCGCTCAATGACATTGCCTTTTTTTTGTTCCAGGTTGTTCTTACAGAGTATGTGGGTGAAAGTTCTTATTTAACTCAAACAAGATGGCACCCCAAGAGCGAACTCCTTGCTGTGACGACTCCCGCCAAAGCGGTGACATAGATAAACcaagcatagacaattttaataaatctgaaAGTACAAATGTCACAGATAAGCGGAAAGCCACAGATTTCGACGATCTATTGCCATATATAGGCGAATTCGgtttatatcaaaaaatattgttcttaTTGATGATTCCGTTCGCATTTTTCGTCGCTTTCGTGTATTTTTCGCAAATATTCATGACAATTGTCCCTGAACAGCATTGGTGCTGGATACCGGAGCTAGCGAATTTGACAGTTGAAGAACGGTAAGTGCTCACCATAATATAACAGATTTTCAAGGACGCATTACAATTTTATGCGTGTTTGTCAAGAGtaaatgttcatttttttaagtttaaactgCTTCTATTTACGAAGCGTTTATGtagtacaaacaaataaaatgaaatttgcCAACATAAATCTAATAGAAGAAATAGAGTTAGAGTAGAAacgtaacataaaatatatttacttaattgtttaaatatgaatCAATTGCCCTTAACCAGGTACAAACAAACAAgtagacaaaatattttatgaatgagattttatttattgacattgaCACTGTTAAATtggcaaattaaattaattattggcaCGTACCAGGAATAGGAAGCTCTATAAATTAAGAGCTttaagttttatgaaataatttaataattcgaAAAGGATATCCTTAAcgattttaattcaattcaatgtTTGAAGGttgattttaattgaaattaaatattatttgtattaaataaatgcgtTATGGTAATATCTATACAGACTGAAATAAATTACGACATTACACCTAGATGTAACCTTAGTATATAGGTAAGACGTTGATCAACCTACTATTAGTTTAGATagcaatctataatttaaaatgtagggaatCTCTGAAAGATAAAttcaagtaaattaatattgtttttttgtaaatattatgtatgtatacaaacatagtgataagtttactagaatagaacatacacacaatgttaatactcggaacaaacgcaggctgcacTTTTCCCGTactagactatctaaagttagtaattccTTTGTGGGAAAACGGAAactcttttttaataaaatcccagaggctcttttatctctgctttttaataaatttaagaaatgtatttaagaaaagctgtgtaaaaagacTTACTGCGAttacgattatctagttgataaaagggcctgggactagtggtAGACAGGCTgcttctaattaataaaataagtgtttgatgatttgcaattttaaaagagtaccgaaaGTTTTTTACGCcagctttttctctcggcctacatcctctgtgTTCTTTGCCGATGAATAGGGatatctacttatttaaatttaataaagtggAATATGTGATACTTGTATCATATcatcaataaacattttttaaccaacaaatttattattcttatagtATATGTGAAAAACAAGTAAATAACCCTTTTAAACGTACAAACtcgaaacaataaattaaaaaaaataacccgGACCTCCGGTTTTAGTAAAAACTAttgatgtaattattattttattataacgtaaTGAACTGTTGTGGTTGCATCAACTTTAATGATGTACAATATGAAGCCTATTGTGTCGTTATCGTTAAAACTCTCGTGCCTATATCTGTGCAGAGAATTACTAAACCTTGGGGCAATAACAGTGCAGAGGATGGAAAAGTATGAGTTGTAAGCAAACGAAAACTATAACGTCTTATGgatgtaataaaaacagacaaattaattttaaaaagaatgttTAGATTCGGCTCCTTCCTGCCCTCGTCTTGATTTCCTGGCGACGCCCACATATACGATGTAATGTAATCATATTCGTAGATTTTAGATCccgataaaatataaaatagccTATATTCGATTGCTCTATAACAAGGAAaacattaagtttatgttattatatttaatattatacgaGCTTCGACGGAGTGAAGGCTTCTTCCGTCTCTCAACTTAGCGAAGAAGAGATTATTTTCCTATCTTTTACTTCATCTTCCCAGATTTTTGGTGGATGTCCTCTCTTTTTTCTTCCCATTGAGCCATCCCATTTCTACTTTAGCTTTTTTGTAAGACTTCGtattaaactgttttttttattttgtctttaatcGTTAACGTTAACATTTTCTGATCTTCTTTATTGGGAATTGCCAAAGATTTGTTCAATTTCGTTTAGGTAGTCGAATACCTAAAGTTAATAACGACCATTTTCATTGTTGCGAGGATGTATACGATTGTGTTGGACATTAAAGTTTGGAAGAACGTAGTCAGGAATCCTGAAACTGTCTGTCATTAAATTCTAGTCGTCTAATTTAGCGTGTACCCCATCTGTGCTATATATCTATGCTACCAAGAAGCGACACTAAGTGCTTCAGAGACCTCAATatcttcaataaaattttctttagaGGCAAGTGTACACGTCGTACTAAACAATCGTTTTGTTAATTTCTCAATTGTACGATAAAAACCCCTTTCTGAGTCAGTCAGCACTTAGCCTTACATACTGAATTgacaattatataacaaattggCTAGATTAAGGCCGTGTTAAGGTCGCTCTGGTCGTGCAATTCGAGCGAGGTCAACCGTAGACCGTGGGTTTGCTTCCCGGTTTAAACATCTAATAATTCATCAATTTTAACTGCTTCATTGGTCTAGTTAAATTCAGCTTTTGTTTCAAGGATTAAATTTAGGCGGACAAAAAATTCcagtgtatttttttgtgtattaacACACCAAACCAAAAGTACTTACTTCCTTATTAACTAGAATACAAACATTggcttaataatataatttttcactaGAAACCGAACTTAGGACCTCTAAACTTGCGTTATCAAGTCTAGTCCAACAAAGTCTTTGTACTAATCCGTACTCATAATCAACCGTTACTTAAGACCTTTATTAAAAGTATCAAAAAAGTTCACAACCGAAGTTTTTCTCTACTTCTTTAAACGCGTTGTCTCAGTCAGCATCTGTTTCTTTCAAatgctttttttattgacaagCAGAAGATCAAACCACTGCGCCTAACATACATGTAACTTATTAATCTGTAATTAGAGATTTAATGAACGACTCTACACAGCTTTAATGATTAGAGTTATCAAATTAGGAACAGGGCGATATCCGTTTAGTTGTAGGAAAGACCTTCTAATATTGGACCTTGATTATGACATTACGGTTGCAATTATTAACTTACGGTTGAGTTACGATAACAGTTAAACTGGTTTCAAATAGTTACATTAATCcatgttttattcataatccTATTTAATTGCGCCTAATGTGATGTCTCGAGTATTTAAATCCaagattattatttcatttttatataaagagaaaggatattttccttttaactttaactttagTGTGAATTACAACTTCAGTCCAATCCTCGCAATCCCCGGCTTGTATGGGGGTTACCCGTTTTATACGGAGGATTAAAATCGcgtaatatgaaaatacattataagaGAACCGTGTTATAACATTCACAAATTtcgttaaacataaattaatcaataaagctttttaataaataaatataataataaatttgtcaaTTATATAATCCTAATCCTTGAGATTAATTAGCTCCAGTTCAAATAAATTGACCCAAAACTTAATTGCCAAGCCCAaaacttggcaattaaaaagtGTGGCGAAGATTTTCTTGCAAATTCTCTTTGGTCGCTTTACAGCCTTGatttgcgaactggtagtaaatgtaaatttagaatcaatttgaCATCTTTTctattgacattcataagtatACTTGGTTACCTGTATCAATCAAAGTTATTCTGAGTTTGGCCTTACTGTAAGTTATATAGGTTTATCCGTTTTAATgcatttaaacaatatttctaaCCAGTCTCTCACTGTTAAACAAGAAATGTCGTCTTTTATAGATAATGTGAAATGcgtttatattctttaaaaaagtttataattgtagtatttaaccaaagacaatccCGTAGACATGGACcctgttattaattaatttacaatcgGCCTCACAAAAGCTATGAAATTTATGATTCACGCACACACACAAATTTATTCATGTGACTTTGAATATACAAATGCCTGCCatttcaaaatacataaattaaaataaatcaatggggctacaaccttttaggtctgggtctccattttcagtatctgttttatgatcatttatcaatctaataggcaagtgcgTGATCGATCTTCTGTGTTAATAttcgccgtcgactttttgggctTAAGgacggtttccttacgataaTTTCCTTCTTTGTTCGAGCGAAAAAATGCGCAattagaaagtccattagtgcacaaccgggaatcgaacctcaGACATGCGAGTTGCACGCTAAATCCACTAAACCAACATTGCTcatttatgtacttaatatttttacagccGAGCCCTAGCAATACCAGCTAAAATCGGGGGTCAATTCTCACATGACAGGTGTCAAATGTATTCAACTAACTGGTCACTTGCGCTGGCGCAAGGAAGAACCACACCCGATGATGAATGGCCCATAGTGCCATGTGTCACCTGGGAGTATAACAGGACAGATGTGCCATACGAAACTATTGCATCCCAGGTAACTTGATTCATACATGCACATTACTTGTACAATCAAAATgtgatgttatatttttgtatgacaGACCAAAACACCAACACTAACCAACAACAGAACTTGTTAAGGGGCGAAGGGTGGGGGGGATAAGGGAatgagaataattttattacaagaaaaataaagccTGTATAGATGAATAAAGAAAACCTAGCAGATTGTCCGGATCGCGGatctttatgatttttttatgaagggTGTAATTATAGGGCACTGTAAGCGAATACAATTATGTTATAACTACTTTCAAGAGCCTAgagaattttaataagtatatcttATAATTAGCAACACAAATTATGCCTGAgcctttttaaatgttaaatagatttaatataataagtgaATAACACTTTTAGTGTTACCAAGGTTAGCTAACAGACCGATGACGGATCCTTGACATTCCACGATATTCTCACAGTTCCAACGAACCTTTCATACAATCAGAGGCAAATGTTTTGGCCTGTCCCCACAGCTCAGTTGTTTATCGATAAAATGtcatgtaaaaatttatatgacattttcatgcctatttatatatggctgattgtgcggatatttgtaattgatcgatctaaccactgtACCACTATCTAGGCAAATaacgaatattattatatatcctGTAAATTGACTGTTTCGATGAACGTCAACTATACAACGATCctacgaaattattgtataatttattgactGCAGAAGTGTATGATTGACACACTTTTCCAAAAAAAGATTGCTTAGagtgattatttttatggatTCTTCTATCTATTTTCTTACTCACTTACCCAAaaagacccaaaaagtgtcGCGTCAAACGCGCTCCTAGTCTTGTGTCAATCCAATTGCTGGCTTTAAGCTGCAACAGGTCCTCCTCCAAACTGTCGTCCAGCGGTACCTAGGGCTCAGGTACTTCTGTTGAGATAGACAAATATATCTACTGCAATCTAAAGGAGTGTTCTGATACACCTATGTTATGTACAGCTTGACTGGGTGTGCGACAAAGACAACCTAGCAGCTACAGCTCAGGCCATCTTTTTCTGCGGGGCGATCGTCGGCGGTCTTGTCTTCGGATGGATCGCTGATAAATATGGAAGGATACCGGCTTTAGTTGGTAAGTTTTCGTAAATTAGTCcgtagtaataaagtactctTTAATAGGACGAACGAAggatgatttttaaatttattgttaatattggtACTAAAATGAGTAAGTTTTAACTATAATGTATCTTTGTTATCtaattggaataaattattatgatccAGTGATTCGTATGACTAAAGATACATCTAATTACTGCATtagtatttaaacataaagttatattgttgaaattttttaaacattaaagcgttatttagaaaaaatattacacacacTCActcatacttttaaataataagaaatttttataaacattttttaaaattctcaaatattaatttaaatataacatattaacgTTCGTCTTTAAGAGCTGGGAACCCTCtcacatgtatttttttaaaaggttcccaaattttacacattgtaatgaattCTTAGAATTAATAAtcacgtttttttattttattaaaaggaaagataacattaaaatatctagctaaaaaagtaataagtaaatgacttagatataataataatgtttgtcACAGGGACAAATATGATGGGTTTTGCCGCCGGCGTGGGAACTGCCTTCTGTCATAGTTTTTGGTCCTTCGTGCTCTGTCGGTTTTTCGTTGGGCTGGCATTTGATAATTGTTTTACCATGATGTACATTTTAGGTAAGTAATTGCACTGTCTGAAATCACGATCATTATAAATCATTCTTCATTCGGTGTTAGACGTTTTGGTTTAACCTTtgttaataagaaattattatagtcAAACTCCACTACAATTCAATTTAGACTTTGTAACTCGAACAAAATGATATTTCCCTAcgaaatatacatacactCCATAATTCGATTTTCAAAAAGCAGACTCCGTTAGTCGTAGTTAGTAAAATTCTCTAGTTAGAATTCTCCGAAATTATAGCAATGAAATCCAAAATGAATGTTTGGCTTCGGGGCTTATAATCTAttgttaatttgtaataaatatatacgacAAAACTTATGTTGAATAGCTTTTCAAATTCTTCTCtacaaatctaaaaaaacACTTCGAAATCGCGCGTTTGTAAATCGAAATCTCAATAGTCAAATCAAATGTATCTCGAAGTTAGTTGTTAAGTCGAAAATTcgttaattcaatttttttgcaTTGCACTTGAGTAGATATTCCGCTGTATATTACAAAGTACATAAaacttctatattttttattacttaatagtttattaaactgcaataataatacaattaaagagttttaaatcaattaatttatacatccaatattaatcattatgtctgtatctgtttttagttttagaatACGTAGGACCAAAATGGCGTACATTCGTTGCCAACATGTCCATAGCTATATTCTTCACTTTTGGTGCATCAATTCTGCCCTGGCTCGCCTTGTGGGCAGGCGATTGGAGGAGATATGCGTTAGGAATAAGTCTGCCATTTATATTCGCTGCTGCTACGCCTTGGGTAGTTCCAGAAAGTGCGAGGTAAGATTTCCTTTAATAATATCTAGGTGCTTAAGAATGTAGGGCACggcttataaaaacatttgcaACGTAAATTATTCACCGTCCTGAATGTAAATCATAGTTAGTTCGTTTAAATTTAGCTTATTTCCTActattaaagtataattacTAATTGGTATACACTAATCACACATAACAAAAGTACCACTAGTTACCACTTACCACTTATTcatattgattaaatatttaaaaaaatagcacacaatatatatacaataaataggaATGCAAATGTCACATTGtcataatgtataataataataacagttatttattattgtgtcaaAACTTATGGTCTAAACTCCCTCCCCAGCTGTAAAGGTcttcaaaaaattaattaccatCCCCTTGAAAGCATTACACGATCTATAACTTCGtgaaggtgattaaatagtttattagCCATGGcgtattaacttttaaataaaacgtgTTGCAGAATGCAACTCACCAACAGCCATACACAGCcgtaatatagaaaaaaaaacaacaaaaattttGTTAAGCATAATATCATCCAGCTAACTACTCACCTTTTAATAATGAGTTACATATTCTCGTAAATTCTGTCAATGTAAAACTAAATGTGTCAGGTCTTATTAAGAGTGCGCAAACAAATATTGTTGCCGTCATGCCTTATGTGGTTAATAATCAGTAAGCCTCCATTATTCCTTGGAACATTCGGCCATCTTTACAAATGATACATGTgtaacatatacattttattacagtaataatcatattttttgtcatGGACCTCTTTTTGAGTATAAGCCCCTCCCACTGGCTTCATCTCTCTCTATCTTGAGCAGTTTTCTCCCAATATTCCCCATCATTAAGCTCGTCAGCCAAGAGGGCAACCTCTCTTTCTATTCCTGGTGGTATTTTCAATCTTGTTACTCTGTTTCTCTATCTGTCATTGTTCGTGTATTAGTGTGGCCCGCCAATTTCCATTTTTGCAATGGGATAGTGCAACAATTTTTtcgttggaaataaatttaccatcacatttttcggttacgcatcatctttttcttgtccctacctcAGTTGATTCCAAGTGTACTTTCTCCAGCGGAGTAGGCATAGCATGTCGTTtaataatgatagtaataattctataacaattaattaaattctgtaataatcttagtagtaataaggtaatatgaaataattgtattatttgtgctcatgtctatgataataaaagcgttttgttaaactttatctaatttaacctttaactttattaatagtagACCATTTGCTAAAAATAAGGTCTGTGCTGTGCTTCTTATTTAGTTTGAAATTTAGTACACTCGTTGAcaagtttgtttgtttgtttgttcgctgcattatataatatacaaatcatTCAAGGACATACTAGAGGCCGTTAATTTCTTTTCCGTTTTCCAGATGGCTATTATCACAAGGCAAAGTTGACAAGGCTCTGATAATTATGAAGAAATTTGAGAGgattaataaaagacaaattcCTGATAAAATACTCAATGAATTTACTGTAAGTTAGTAAtggaattaaaaatcaagaaaTCATTGAAATCTGATTATCCAATAGTTATTAGGTTGATGAGAAAAATTAACGGATAACGCCTGACTtcaaaaaatttcaaacaatacaatataaaatcagTCCAACCTTTTTAGAgcatcagatttctgtatctgtttcatgaacaTATTGGGTCTAAGGagagccggtttcctcacgacgttttcctGCACCGTTCGaaggaataaaaaatacccttatagaaagaaagtccattggtgcacagccggggatcgaacctgtCTACTAGGCCTACTAGGCCAACTCTGATCTATTTCCAAATAACACGATATTTGTCTTTACCTATTTATAGGAAGCCTCACAACAAGCCCTCAAAGATTCTGAAGCCCAAAAGACCTATTCAGTCCTGGACATCTTCAAAACCCCTCGACTCAGGCGTAACGCGATCCTCCTCATCATTATCTGGATGGGGATATCACTAGTCTTCGACGGACATGTCAGGAATGTTGGATCTTTGGGTCTGGATATATTCATGACTTTCACAGTGGCGACAGCAACGGAATTCCCAGCGGATACGTTTTTGACACTCGTGTTGGATCGGTAAGTTGTGGATGAATCTCTTAATAGTGAAAGTACTGTAGTATCTAATTTTTCTCCATCGGCTGCGCGCAGCGAGTAGAGACTGCGCATCCCCGCGCGCTGCAGCTCCCATCAAAGGCTATAAGGCCACCCGCGTACCgccctgtatcagcagggcgcgaacCAATACACCACCCGAAGGGGGCTTATGCCCCAAAAGGGCCAAAGTTCCCCCCTTTCGAGGGAGTGTGCAGCAGATACCACGtaaatctaattattttgGTGGTGGCGCACGATTGCTAATATTTGCCTGTTGGACTGTTAGACTTTTGCTAACTTACGTGcgtatgtatatttgttttaccaAAGACAATTGAAGTAAG contains:
- the LOC123717434 gene encoding organic cation transporter protein-like encodes the protein MAPQERTPCCDDSRQSGDIDKPSIDNFNKSESTNVTDKRKATDFDDLLPYIGEFGLYQKILFLLMIPFAFFVAFVYFSQIFMTIVPEQHWCWIPELANLTVEERRALAIPAKIGGQFSHDRCQMYSTNWSLALAQGRTTPDDEWPIVPCVTWEYNRTDVPYETIASQLDWVCDKDNLAATAQAIFFCGAIVGGLVFGWIADKYGRIPALVGTNMMGFAAGVGTAFCHSFWSFVLCRFFVGLAFDNCFTMMYILVLEYVGPKWRTFVANMSIAIFFTFGASILPWLALWAGDWRRYALGISLPFIFAAATPWVVPESARWLLSQGKVDKALIIMKKFERINKRQIPDKILNEFTEASQQALKDSEAQKTYSVLDIFKTPRLRRNAILLIIIWMGISLVFDGHVRNVGSLGLDIFMTFTVATATEFPADTFLTLVLDRWGRRWLACGSMVISGIFSLLATTVPVGGPSASLAILGRFAINISYNIGLQYAAELLPTVVRAQGVALIHIMGYVASILAPFVVYLATISPELPLLILGVLGIFGGFLCLLLPETMDTELPQTLADGEEFGKDQRFWDNPCFPRKKEIPVQRLEAPQESFVRPLPGIGSRASIRASIRLSARSKRNDNIS